One window of the Triticum dicoccoides isolate Atlit2015 ecotype Zavitan chromosome 3B, WEW_v2.0, whole genome shotgun sequence genome contains the following:
- the LOC119276545 gene encoding myosin-17-like isoform X1, with protein MAPVLNIVIGSHVWVADKDLAWIDGEVFKIDGQNAHVRTTKGNTITANVSDIHPKDTEAPPDGVDDMTRLSYLHEPGVLDNLAVRYAKNIIYTYTGNILIAINPFQRLPNLVDVQTMEKYKGANLGDLDPHVFAIADVSYRQMMNEGKSNSILVSGESGAGKTETTKLLMRYLAFLGGRSGTGGRTVEQQVLESNPVLEAFGNAKTVRNNNSSRFGKFVELQFDKSGKISGAAIRTYLLERSRVCQTSSPERNYHCFYFLCSAPSEDIKKYKLGDPSSFHYLNQSSCIRVDGINDAEEYLATRNAMDMVGITEEEQEAIFRVVAAVLHLGNISFAKGTEADSSVIKDAKARFHLNTAGELLMCDCEKLENALIKREINTPEGVITTTVGPNSATVSRDGFAKQIYSRLFDWLVNRINASIGQDPNSDKLIGVLDIYGFESFKTNSFEQLCINFTNEKLQQHFNQNVFKMEQEEYTREQINWSYIEFVDNQDVLDLIEKKPGGIIALLDEACMFPKSTHETLSQKLYEKFKNHKRFAKPKLSRTAFTIQHYAGDVIYQSDHFLDKNKDYVVAEHQELLNASRCSFVSVLFPPAPEENTKSSKSSSIATRFKMQLHELMETLSSTEPHYIRCVKPNSVLKPAIFENTNVLQQLRCSGVLEAIRISCAGYPTRKLFHDFLHRFRILAPEILKENRNDEKTTCQKVLDKIGLEGYQIGRTKVFLRAGQMAELDARRTEVRNTAARGVQSQLRTHVAREQFLILRNASVCLQSFVRARLACKLHGFLRQQAAALKIQKNIRRYFARRTYSQLCLSAITLQTGLRTMAARNEFNSRNQNKASIHIQSRWRRHRDNLSYMKLKRAALTYQCAWRGRVARRELRQLKMAARDTQALKVAKEKLEERVEELMSRLSLEKKLRTDLEKSKATEISKLQSALHDMEQRVEEAAAMKENESAKKAVEEALAQEREKISSLTSEIEGLKVLLVAEREENDVTKKAHANSQERNEELNRKVQDADEMIKQLNDTVKRLEETVREGEALLLTEKQQKEEASTALAESHLRDQAFAIKIEEAEKQITLLQENVERFEYSMADLQSSLTIEKQQHEASVVELAEAQGKIEELLREVGDADEKSTLLETTVQRLEERLTENDALSTTERQESEATKKLLNEVQGKNEELLKKLEDAGKNIVHYQDTTQRLEENVAAVEISLKDERQQNDVIMKQLADAQVEIVELQRNLEGADKRNSLLQDSLQRLDEESTARDALLVAEKQEKEVTKKTLTEALDRIEELVKELECANSSMHQLQDSIQRLEQSASAREAVLLTEHQEKDAKSKALAEAEARIDGLLEEISSANINIDLLKKTMKRLEEGATTTDALYLEEKHAHDQTKKVFSEAQEVNQELLRKVEEADKNIGHLLENVERLEKDAMTRESLLLKTKQSYDDTITELFEAQETNQQLTNKIEDSDNKIGLLEVSVKRLEESTSVMDSQLAIERHENSKLRSELSDARLRIDELLNEAQDNHASLAERDDMIKRLEENVSTKETLLLTEREQNASTSKLLAEEQLKIAELIKNIEDAHRKSDSLQTTIERLEEDVTAKDFLLLTEKQAHEATRKTLVEAQERNEELLKKIHDDDKNILQLQFTIQRLEENTATKENLLLREREQNDATTKAQIESQERSEELLKKFVDVDRKIDLLQDSIERLGESSTTKDALLLSERQEKDAMKKELAEAGERNGELLMKIEDTNEKIEHLQNTIIKLEEDIAAKDVSLEAARQENDSIRKSLTEAQERNEELLRKISDNEYRIHLLQDTVQKIQVDAISRLSSFVMEKQDSDVAKRALTEAQERNEDLLKRNEDLLNRNNDLVKKIEESGKVITHLQESLQRIEGKAANLEAENHVLRQQATATPPSTAKSPPSRSKITRIHRSPENGHVLNGELRQAELRPSAGMSEATPPVGNAPNSSNQKDFEHGEKLQRVLNQKHQSLQPQQPQDDQQWLLTCIPQYLGFSGSKPVATLLIYQCLLHWRSFEAMKTGVFDRILHAINSAIEAEHDVRTLAYWLSNLSALTVLLQRSFKTTRTTLSTPQRRRFSSERTFHTSQTSNAGLAYLGGQSVVGATGLPQVEAKYPALLFKQQLVDLIEKVYGMISDSVKKELNPLLELCIQDPRTSHSNLAKSNTNGLGQQNQLAHWLSIVKVLANYLDVLKANHVPSILVHKLFVQIFSLIDVQLFNRLLLRRECCSFSNGEYVKAGLAELKHWSDNATREFAGSAWEALKHIRQAVDFLVISLKPMRTLREIRADVCQALSIQQLERIVGMYLDDVNGSNTISAEFASSLKAAAREEANTVTTFSILLDDDSSIPFSLDDITKTMPIIEMADDDLLPFVRENPGFAFLLQRGE; from the exons TCGATTTGGCAAGTTTGTGGAGCTCCAATTCGACAAGAGCGGGAAGATATCTGGTGCTGCTATTAGAACTTACTTGCTCGAGAGATCTCGGGTCTGCCAAACTAGTAGTCCAGAGAGAAACTACCATTGCTTTTATTTCCTTTGTTCAGCACCGTCAGAG GATATTAAAAAATATAAGCTGGGGGACCCATCTTCATTTCACTACCTCAACCAGTCATCTTGCATCAGAGTTGATGGAATCAATGATGCTGAAGAGTATCTTGCGACAAGAAATGCTATGGATATGGTTGGCATCACTGAGGAAGAACAG GAAGCTATATTCCGGGTTGTTGCTGCTGTGCTTCATCTTGGTAATATTAGTTTTGCGAAAGGGACAGAGGCAGATTCATCTGTAATAAAGGATGCCAAAGCAAGATTCCATCTTAATACAGCAGGAGAGCTCTTGAT GTGTGACTGTGAGAAATTGGAGAATGCCTTGATAAAGAGGGAAATAAATACGCCAGAAGGAGTTATTACTACTACAGTTGGTCCTAATTCTGCTACTGTTAGCAGGGATGGCTTTGCAAAACAAATATACTCTCGACTATTTGACTG GCTTGTAAATAGAATAAATGCATCAATTGGGCAAGATCCAAACTCAGACAAATTGATTGGGGTACTTGATATATATGGCTTTGAAAGTTTTAAGACTAATAG TTTTGAACAATTATGCATCAACTTCACGAACGAAAAACTCCAGCAACATTTTAACCAG AATGTATTCAAAATGGAGCAGGAGGAGTACACAAGGGAGCAGATTAACTGGAGTTACATAGAGTTTGTTGACAACCAAGATGTTCTTGATTTGATTGAGAAG AAACCAGGTGGCATTATTGCACTTCTTGATGAAGCTTG CATGTTTCCAAAGTCGACACACGAGACATTGTCTCAGAAGCTGTATGAAAAGTTCAAGAATCACAAAAGATTTGCTAAACCGAAACTTTCTCGTACTGCATTTACAATCCAACATTATGCTGGAGAT GTGATATATCAATCTGATCATTTCCTGGACAAAAACAAAGATTATGTGGTAGCAGAACACCAGGAATTACTTAATGCTTCCAGGTGCTCTTTTGTATCAGTTTTATTCCCACCAGCACCAGAAGAGAACACAAAATCATCAAAGTCATCCTCAATTGCTACTCGCTTCAAG aTGCAACTTCATGAACTCATGGAGACTTTAAGCTCTACAGAACCTCACTACATTAGATGTGTAAAACCAAATAGTGTTCTTAAGCCTGCTATTTTTGAGAACACCAACGTTCTACAGCAACTTAGATGCTCG GGTGTTCTAGAAGCAATTAGAATCAGCTGCGCTGGATATCCTACAAGAAAACTGTTTCATGATTTTTTACATCGTTTTCGCATTCTTGCTCCTGAAATTCTAAAAGAGAA TAGAAATGATGAAAAGACGACTTGCCAAAAGGTTTTGGACAAAATCGGACTGGAGGGCTATCAG ATAGGAAGAACTAAGGTATTCCTTAGAGCTGGCCAAATGGCTGAATTGGATGCTAGAAGAACAGAGGTGCGAAATACTGCAGCAAGAGGTGTTCAGAGTCAGTTACGTACTCATGTTGCTCGTGAGCAGTTCCTAATACTGCGCAATGCATCTGTTTGTTTGCAATCCTTTGTCAGAG CAAGATTGGCTTGTAAACTGCATGGATTCTTGAGACAACAAGCAGCAGCGCTGAAAATACAGAAAAATATACGCCGTTATTTTGCACGGAGAACTTATTCTCAGCTATGCCTGTCAGCCATTACATTGCAGACAGGGTTAAGGACCATGGCAGCTCGCAATGAATTCAATTCTAGAAATCAGAACAAAGCTTCTATCCATATCCAG TCCCGTTGGCGTCGCCACAGAGATAACTTAAGTTATATGAAGTTAAAGAGAGCAGCATTGACCTACCAATGTGCTTGGAGAGGAAGGGTTGCCAGAAGGGAACTGCGGCAGCTCAAAATG GCTGCAAGAGATACTCAAGCTCTAAAGGTGGCAAAGGAGAAACTGGAGGAGCGTGTGGAAGAGCTAATGAGCCGCTTGAGCTTGGAAAAGAAACTAAGG ACTGATCTGGAGAAGTCCAAAGCAACAGAAATTTCTAAACTGCAGTCTGCTCTTCATGACATGGAACAGCGAGTGGAAGAAGCTGCCGCAATGAAGGAAAACGAATCAGCTAAAAAAGCTGTCGAAGAAGCTCTAGCTCAAGAAAGAGAAAAGATCAGTTCATTGACTTCTGAAATTGAGGGCCTGAAG GTGCTACTAGTAGCAGAGCGAGAGGAAAATGATGTAACAAAGAAAGCACACGCGAATTCCCAGGAAAGAAATGAAGAACTAAATAGGAAAGTCCAGGATGCAGATGAAATGATCAAGCAGCTTAATGATACCGTGAAGAG ACTAGAAGAGACTGTAAGAGAAGGAGAGGCCCTTTTGCTAACAGAGAAGCAGCAAAAGGAAGAAGCTAGTACCGCACTAGCTGAATCTCACCTACGAGATCAAGCTTTTGCGATCAAAATTGAAGAGGCTGAGAAACAAATCACTCTGCTCCAGGAAAATGTTGAAAG ATTCGAATATAGCATGGCAGATCTGCAGTCTTCACTGACAATTGAGAAGCAACAACATGAGGCAAGTGTGGTAGAACTAGCTGAAGCACAAGGTAAAATTGAGGAACTTCTGAGAGAAGTTGGGGACGCTGATGAAAAGTCTACTCTGCTTGAGACTACTGTACAAAG GCTTGAAGAAAGATTAACCGAGAATGATGCTCTATCAACTACAGAAAGACAAGAAAGTGAAGCAACTAAGAAATTACTCAATGAAGTTCAGGGTAAAAATGAGGAATTACTCAAGAAACTTGAAGATGCTGGAAAAAATATTGTTCATTATCAAGACACCACCCAAAG ACTCGAGGAAAATGTAGCGGCAGTGGAGATTTCCTTGAAAGATGAAAGGCAGCAAAATGATGTGATCATGAAACAACTAGCAGATGCCCAGGTAGAAATTGTAGAGCTACAGAGGAACCTTGAAGGTGCTGATAAGAGAAACAGTCTGCTTCAAGATTCTTTACAGAG ACTTGATGAAGAATCTACTGCAAGAGATGCTTTATTGGTAGCTGAAAAGCAAGAAAAAGAGGTGACCAAAAAGACACTAACTGAAGCTCTGGATCGAATCGAGGAACTAGTTAAAGAACTTGAATGTGCTAACAGCAGTATGCATCAGCTTCAAGATAGTATACAAAG ACTTGAACAAAGTGCGTCTGCAAGAGAGGCAGTTTTACTAACAGAGCATCAGGAGAAAGATGCGAAATCTAAAGCACTAGCAGAGGCAGAAGCGAGGATTGATGGTTTgctggaggaaatttcttctgctaATATAAATATTGATCTACTTAAAAAAACTATGAAAAG GTTAGAAGAGGGTGCAACAACAACGGATGCTCTTTATTTAGAAGAAAAGCACGCACACGATCAAACCAAGAAAGTGTTCTCAGAAGCTCAAGAAGTAAATCAGGAGTTGCTTAGGAAAGTTGAAGAAGCTGATAAAAACATTGGTCATCTTCTAGAGAATGTGGAAAg ACTTGAAAAAGATGCAATGACAAGAGAGTCTTTGCTTCTTAAAACAAAGCAAAGTTACGATGACACCATAACTGAGCTATTTGAAGCTCAGGAGACAAATCAACAGTTAACGAACAAAATAGAGGACTCGGATAACAAAATCGGTCTGCTTGAAGTTTCGGTGAAAAG ACTTGAAGAAAGTACATCGGTCATGGATTCTCAATTGGCAATAGAAAGACATGAAAACAGCAAATTAAGGAGCGAACTATCTGATGCTCGCCTAAGGAtcgatgaattactaaatgaagcgcAAGATAACCATGCAAGTCTAGCAGAGCGTGATGATATGATAAAGAG ACTTGAAGAAAATGTCAGCACAAAGGAGACTTTGTTGCTAACTGAAAGAGAACAAAATGCTTCAACCTCAAAACTGCTTGCAGAAGAACAGTTGAAAATTGCTGAATTAATAAAGAATATTGAAGATGCACATAGAAAATCTGACAGCCTTCAGACTACAATAGAAAG GCTTGAAGAAGATGTCACTGCCAAAGATTTCTTGCTTCTAACAGAAAAGCAAGCACATGAGGCAACTCGGAAAACTCTAGTTGAAGCTCAGGAAAGAAATGAAGAATTGCTCAAGAAAATTCATGATGATGATAAAAATATTCTTCAGCTTCAATTTACTATACAGAG GCTTGAAGAAAATACAGCTACAAAGGAGAATTTGCTGTTGAGAGAAAGAGAACAAAATGATGCAACAACGAAGGCGCAAATTGAGAGCCAAGAAAGAAGTGAAGAGTTACTAAAGAAATTTGTGGATGTTGACAGGAAAATTGATCTTCTTCAAGATAGCATAGAAAG GCTTGGAGAAAGTTCAACAACAAAGGATGCTTTGTTACTATCTGAGAGACAAGAGAAGGATGCAATGAAGAAAGAACTTGCTGAAGCTGGAGAGAGAAATGGAGAGTTACTAATGAAAATTGAAGATACTAACGAAAAAATTGAACATCTTCAGAATACCATAATTAA GCTTGAAGAAGATATAGCAGCAAAAGATGTTTCGTTAGAAGCTGCACGGCAAGAGAATGACTCAATCAGAAAATCTCTTACTGAAGCTCAAGAAAGAAATGAGGAATTACTCAGAAAAATTAGTGATAATGAGTACCGGATCCACTTACTTCAAGACACAGTGCAAAA GATTCAAGTAGATGCAATATCAAGATTGTCTTCGTTTGTGATGGAAAAACAAGACAGTGATGTTGCCAAGAGAGCTCTTACTGAAGCTCAGGAAAGAAATGAGGATTTATTGAAGAGAAATGAAGACCTCCTTAACAGGAATAATGATTTGGTTAAAAAAATTGAGGAGTCAGGCAAAGTTATAACTCACCTTCAGGAGTCCCTACAAAG AATTGAAGGAAAAGCAGCCAACTTAGAGGCTGAGAATCATGTTCTCCGTCAGCAAGCAACTGCTACTCCACCTTCTACTGCCAAATCTCCACCCTCACGTTCAAAGATCACAAGGATTCAT AGAAGCCCAGAGAATGGGCATGTTTTGAACGGTGAACTAAGGCAGGCTGAGCTGAGGCCATCAGCTGGCATGTCAGAAGCAACACCCCCAGTA GGCAATGCTCCCAACTCGAGTAATCAAAAAGACTTTGAACACGGAGAAAAGCTGCAAAGAGTGCTTAATCAGAAACATCAG TCTCTGCAGCCCCAGCAGCCCCAAGATGACCAGCAGTGGTTACTTACTTGCATTCCACAATATCTCGGATTTTCTGGGAGCAAGCCTGTTGCCACTCTTCTTATATACCAGTGTCTTCTTCACTGGAGATCATTTGAAGCCATGAAGACTGGTGTATTTGACAGAATTCTGCATGCTATAAACTCTGCAATAGAG GCTGAACATGATGTGAGAACATTGGCATATTGGTTGTCCAACTTATCTGCATTAACAGTTCTCCTTCAACGATCATTCAAAACTACTAGGACCACACTCTCAACCCCGCAAAGGCGAAGATTTTCGTCTGAGAGGACATTTCATACAAGTCAAACTTCAAATGCTGGGCTTGCTTATCTCGGCGGGCAATCAGTTGTTGGAGCTACCGGATTACCCCAAGTTGAAGCAAAATATCCAGCTTTGCTCTTTAAACAGCAGCTTGTGGATCTAATTGAGAAGGTTTACGGTATGATAAGTGACAGCGTGAAGAAGGAACTAAACCCTTTACTTGAATTGTGCATCCAG GATCCACGAACTTCTCACTCAAATCTGGCAAAAAGCAATACAAATGGCTTGGGACAACAGAACCAATTAGCACATTGGTTAAGCATCGTGAAAGTCCTCGCCAACTATTTGGATGTATTAAAGGCGAACCAT GTCCCATCAATTTTGGTGCATAAATTGTTCGTACAGATATTTTCACTGATTGATGTTCAGCTATTTAACAG GCTACTTTTGCGGCGTGAGTGCTGTTCATTTAGCAACGGGGAATATGTCAAAGCTGGACTAGCTGAGCTAAAACACTGGTCTGATAATGCTACTCGAGAG TTTGCAGGTTCGGCCTGGGAGGCATTGAAGCATATCAGACAGGCTGTTGATTTCTTG GTGATTTCTCTTAAGCCAATGAGAACACTAAGAGAGATACGTGCTGATGTGTGCCAA GCCCTCAGCATACAGCAGCTAGAGCGCATAGTTGGTATGTACTTGGATGACGTCAATGGTTCAAACACTATTTCAGCAGAG TTCGCATCAAGCTTGAAAGCTGCAGCGCGTGAGGAAGCAAATACTGTCACAACTTTCTCTATACTGCTAGATGATGATTCTAG TATACCTTTTTCACTCGATGATATTACAAAGACAATGCCAATCATTGAGATGGCTGATGATGACTTGCTACCATTTGTCCGTGAAAACCCAGGCTTTGCGTTTTTATTGCAAAGAGGGGAATAG